The nucleotide window CACCAGACAGCAGTCATAGAAGATCTCCTTGAACACCAGCTACATATCTCACTTGCAAAGCCAAGCCTGAGCTGATCATGCCTGTCCCCGTAATATGGTTTGTGTTCGATTCCAAAAGAACACCCAACTGTGGAAGAGTAATTGAAGTCCAACCTCAAAACTCAGGCCTCATATTTccataaaaaaacacaaactaaaGGCATCCACAGATGCTCAACGTTGCAGACACCAGTCAAAAGCGTCCATATCCTGCAACTGAGGACATGCAGCTGGAAACACCCCATTGGCAAAACCTGAAACAAATTCACAATGCCACGCTGCAGATGGAGCAAGACCAAGTACTGTGACATTTTTAAAGCATATCCTTTCAAATGAAGCACCCTCAATGCCCCTCAATTCTGGGGCTTTTGTTGAATTCAAACTGAACACGTTGCTAATGAAAATTCCCTTTACTTGGGGAACAGCTTTGGGATCCCATCCTTTGTCTGGGTGGTCATTGGCCCCTCTACTAAACATTATGGGTGCCTTCACCCTTTCCATCAGTATGTTACTTATACTAATATTTGCTATGTAGCCCCCTCTACCTTTGTCCGTTTTTATGCGCACCCCAGCTGCAGAGTCCCAAACATGCAAATCCTCAATGGTCACATTTGAAATCCCACCAGACATCTCACTACCTATTCCCACTCCAGAGCAAGTTGGAGTGGTGCCATGAACTCTTCTTACTATGATGTTTGAGCTTGGACGAGCCATTTTGATTCCATAGTGATCCCAACCACTTTTCACTGCTACAAGATCGTCGCCACTCTCAATGTAACAGTCCTCAATGCACACATTAGTGCTCGAATCTGAAACATAacatacaaaattaaatttgcaaaacaaataaatttctttATGCTAACTTCTTTGATTAGTTTAGATAAATCATTTTGCGTGATAGAAACAAGTTTCATACGGAAGTTAAATACACATAAAATATACTTGAGTTTCTTAATGTTAACTTCTCAAACTAATTTAGATGAATAGATGTTATGTTCAATTGACAGAAGAGGAGCATACCTGGGTCTATGCCATCAGTATTAGGAGCATTCAGAGGAGCCAAGATTGTCATGTCCTTGATAACAACGTTACTGAAACAAACACAGAACTATGAGGGGGcgattaattattattttttaagcatAGAACGAAGATAAATGAAATTGGGCTAAAGTATGCCTCTGACATTTAGATGGGAAGATAGTTTATCAACCctttaattgaaaataaaaaggatcTAAAATGCTATGCAAACGAGCCCTTTTTTTCATCTTCCATCAAGAGCCGTTTTATTATAGTTTTCCAAATCAGAGAGAAAATAGATTAGAAAGTAGCTGGATCATTTGAAGACGacgaaaacaaacacaaaacaacaATCCTAATCGTTTTTTCCTGACTATAATGAAATCTCACTGTTTTAAGCTCCAACTACATTACGAATTAGCATTAACTTAAATTGATATGCAAATATGTACCCTCCAAAAACCAAACAGAAAGAACATATCAGGAAAAAGGCAGTGCACCTGCAGTAAACAGGATGGATGGTCCAAAATGGAGAATTGAGGAAAGTGAGGTTAGAGATGAGAATGTTTTGAGAGTTCATTAGCTCAAGCAGGTGACCTCTGGTATGCTCCAGTGTTCTGTTCCACCATAGTTCCCACCACATTTTCCCCTGCCCGTCAATTGTCCCATTATTACCTGAAAGGCCCCAAATAATTATTGACTCAATGCCTCCAgaaagataacaaaattaataagagTATCTTAGATATtgttcacaaattttttatgtatCAAAGGCATCACAAAAGATTTTGGACACCTATTAGTGGcaccacaaaaaaaattaacttaatTAATGTATACAAATGCCATTTGGTTCTTAACCTACCACCTAATGAAGCCTAATACCGCCTTGATGGTGCTTTTATGTCCACCATATTTAGATAATccatcaaattttaaattaaagacTGGTGGCACTACTTGGTTCATTCTAATAAATCTGAAAATTGGTATGACAATTCAGTCTTCTAGATCAGGGGCATGGAGAGACAACTGCATGTGAATATCATGTGCCCAtttaaagaataataaaaggCAGGTTTAAATCACATTCAAAGAATAAATATGCTCTGGTTATTGGTTAAtcattcattaaataaatgcACTTTTTTGGTCTCAGTCTTTATGCACGTATTTGATATCCACCATTCACAACTTCATTTTGTTTACCATTGATTACTTAAAAGGggagaaaacaaaagccaTGGGGAAGAAAATGAATAATTTTGGTACCTGTAATGACAACATTTGTAAGACCATCCCCATGAATAAGGCTTATATGTCTTCCTCCtaacctctctcttcctcttccataAGAAGGCAATGGCTCAATAATAGGCCATTGCTTCGGATCCTATAAATAAAAGGGGCAAAAATCAACCTGATGaatcaaaaactgaaaaacaaaattgtattttattaggTGTTTTAAACAAGTAAGAATTGATTAAGGGTATTGAGATGGAAAAATTATCTTTGGCATCCTATTTGATTGACACACAGAGACAGAGCCTGCGATAATTATTATATTCGTCATtacaaaatggaaaaatactACCATTACACACACAAATTGCTCTTCACTTGGGACCATTCTTGTTAAAATCAACACATTCTTTTgtctggaaaataaaataaaatcaactcATCTCATTTGCCTGAAAGATGAATAAAGTAACAAAAGAAGGCAGAAccccagaaaaacaaaacaaagtacAAAAGAggcaatatattatatacacaaCACAAGGGAAGAGAATCATGCCGTTGAACTTGAATTAAACATTTTTGGGTGGGTGGGGGTGTGGGGTCCCTCTAGGCACCCGTGAACTTTCTCAACGCCTTTGTTAATAGAAGATGCTTCAATATGAACATGATAACAGTGACCTCCATTTGTAATGAGTAACAAAACCACTCCTAATCCATGCCATCATTACAacagcaaacaaagaaaaagtaaaacacCATTTCCACAGTAATTTTCTTTGTCCTTCTGTTTTGCTTACTTTCTTGGGTTGTTTTCATGTAGGATTGAGTTTCAATTTTACCCATTTCAACccagaattaaaaaataaacccccATTTTTTTACATAAGTTATAATCTTACTGTAAATTAACTTAATTTACAGGAAGGGAATTCGAACTTGTGTGCAGAAGAGGGCGCATTGCCGTGACCGTGCGGCATAACCCACATATGCTACCCATCTTTacaaacaaccaaacaaacaagaaaaccaCTTCCTAAACCTTAACGAAAATTAATCATTTTATagggaaaacaaacaaacaaacaagaaaaaagtattgaataaagtaaagaaaatagaatagatagaatattttattcacCTGGGATCCCAGAATTACAGCGCCCTCTTCAAGAAAAAGCGTGAAATTACTGGTGAGGTTAAAACTGCCCGTCAACCATCTCCCCTTAGGAACGTTCAACTGGGCCCCACCACTCTCCCCGAAACGCTGCATGTGGAGAATCGCCCTCCGAAAAGCTTCGGTGTTGGAGGTGGCCCCGTCGCCGACCCCGCCGAAGGCCTCGATCGACATCACCACCTTCCTCTTGGGGACGCCCCCGAAGAACCCGGAACAGGTGCTCGGGTGATGATCCGAACGGGTATCGGATCCTGCGGCGGGCCAAATCGACCCGACCCATGTGGGAAGACCCGCCATGGTTGAGAATGTTTGGTAGGAAAGGACAAGCATGATGGTGAAGAGGAGGAGCAGAGATGCCCATGTGGGTTTGATGGAGCTAACCAGTATGCTGGGTTTTTCTGCATCCATTAATTACTGCTTTCTTACTACTTACGTGCATGAAAATTAAATacccagaaacaaaaaaatggaaaatggaaagagagaagaagataattattattttttaaattgggagtttttttttttttttttttctgaaaaaggGTGTGTTTGGatgatgagaaaaaaaagatgaaggtGGGGGTGGGGGTTTGGAGGGAGGCAGCTGAGCTGGCTTTTACGTGAAGGTTGAGTGTGGAGAATAAGGAAGAAGGACGAAGGGGGGGAGAGTTTGTTTGTGTGGGGTCCGAT belongs to Prunus persica cultivar Lovell chromosome G4, Prunus_persica_NCBIv2, whole genome shotgun sequence and includes:
- the LOC18780582 gene encoding probable polygalacturonase; protein product: MDAEKPSILVSSIKPTWASLLLLFTIMLVLSYQTFSTMAGLPTWVGSIWPAAGSDTRSDHHPSTCSGFFGGVPKRKVVMSIEAFGGVGDGATSNTEAFRRAILHMQRFGESGGAQLNVPKGRWLTGSFNLTSNFTLFLEEGAVILGSQDPKQWPIIEPLPSYGRGRERLGGRHISLIHGDGLTNVVITGNNGTIDGQGKMWWELWWNRTLEHTRGHLLELMNSQNILISNLTFLNSPFWTIHPVYCSNVVIKDMTILAPLNAPNTDGIDPDSSTNVCIEDCYIESGDDLVAVKSGWDHYGIKMARPSSNIIVRRVHGTTPTCSGVGIGSEMSGGISNVTIEDLHVWDSAAGVRIKTDKGRGGYIANISISNILMERVKAPIMFSRGANDHPDKGWDPKAVPQVKGIFISNVFSLNSTKAPELRGIEGASFERICFKNVTVLGLAPSAAWHCEFVSGFANGVFPAACPQLQDMDAFDWCLQR